Sequence from the Saccharopolyspora pogona genome:
CGCAAACTCGCACCAAGATGTGGAGCCAGTCGTGTCCGAAGACCTGCTCGCAGGGTCTGCCCAGACCGAGAGTCCGAAAGCCACTTACGCCGCAGCGGGCGTGAGCATCGAGGCCGGTGACGAGGCGGTCGAGAAGATGCGCCCGTGGGCGCAGCGAGCGACCCGGCCCGAGGTGATCGGCTCCCTGGGCGGGTTCGCCGGGCTGTTTCAGCTCAAGCTCGACCGCTGGAAGGCGCCGGTGCTGGCGTCCTCGACGGACGGGGTCGGCACCAAGCTCGCCGTCGCGCAGGCGCTGGACGTGCACGACACCGTCGGCATCGACCTGGTCGCGATGGTGGTCGACGACCTGGTGGTCTGCGGCGCCGAGCCGCTGTTCCTGCAGGACTACGTCGCGGTCGGCAAGGTCGTGCCGGACCGGATCGCCGACCTGGTCAAGGGCATCTCGGAGGGCTGCGTGCAGGCCGGCTGCGCGCTGCTGGGCGGGGAGACCGCCGAGCATCCCGGCATGATGGCGCCCGGCGAGTACGACATCTCGGCCACCGGCGTCGGGGTCGTCGAGGCGGACGCGATGCTCGGCCCGGACAAGGTCCGCCCGGGCGACGTGGTGATCGCGATGGGCTCCTCCGGCCTGCACTCCAACGGTTACTCGCTGGCCCGGCACGTGCTGCTGGAAATCGCCCGGATGCCGCTGGAGGGCCACGTCGAGGAGTTCGGCCGCACCCTCGGTGAGGAGCTGCTGGAGCCGACCCGCGTCTACGCCAAGGACTGCCTGGCGCTGGCCGCCGAGGCGGGCGTGCGGACGTTCGCGCACGTCACCGGCGGTGGCCTGGCGCAGAACCTGGCGCGGGTGATCCCGCCGGGGCTGACGGCGGTGCTGGACCGGGGCAGCTGGGCGCCGGCGCCGGTGTTCGGGCTGATCGCCCAGCGCGGCCGGGTCGAAACCGACGAGATGGAGCGCACCTTCAACATGGGCATCGGCATGGTCGCCGTGGTGACCGCCGAAGACGTGGACCGCGCCCTCGCGGTGCTCACGGCCCGCCACG
This genomic interval carries:
- the purM gene encoding phosphoribosylformylglycinamidine cyclo-ligase — protein: MSEDLLAGSAQTESPKATYAAAGVSIEAGDEAVEKMRPWAQRATRPEVIGSLGGFAGLFQLKLDRWKAPVLASSTDGVGTKLAVAQALDVHDTVGIDLVAMVVDDLVVCGAEPLFLQDYVAVGKVVPDRIADLVKGISEGCVQAGCALLGGETAEHPGMMAPGEYDISATGVGVVEADAMLGPDKVRPGDVVIAMGSSGLHSNGYSLARHVLLEIARMPLEGHVEEFGRTLGEELLEPTRVYAKDCLALAAEAGVRTFAHVTGGGLAQNLARVIPPGLTAVLDRGSWAPAPVFGLIAQRGRVETDEMERTFNMGIGMVAVVTAEDVDRALAVLTARHVPAWVLGEIAKQPSVEGTGEEDRVVLRGNHPRF